One stretch of Rhinatrema bivittatum chromosome 8, aRhiBiv1.1, whole genome shotgun sequence DNA includes these proteins:
- the LOC115097514 gene encoding uncharacterized protein LOC115097514, which yields MAFSDLRLKRGLHVTCLLWCLHLVSECVSQPPSDGPKAAPRGFNFGLNIGNPFGFGLGIDIGRPSPDRPGGVGVDVNVGRPSPDRPGGVGVDVNVGRPSPDRPGGVGVDVNVGRPSPDRPGGVGVDVNVGRPSPDRPGGVGVGVNVGGPSADRPSGVNEVSSSTEEIYVPADVGNSPVMYYETSVNDAVSIIRHGFGQSQVGRLGHALCLNQDIASIQSHHLGRNPKRLVILKVKINLPRDQVIPNNLGMYCILDSTKLQPIEVMEAPGLHRVRLENLLERMAERH from the exons ACCTACGACTGAAAAGGGGCCTGCATGTCACATGCCTTCTCTGGTGCCTGCACCTTGTGAGCGAGTGCGTCAGCC AACCTCCCTCTGATGGGCCCAAAGCTGCCCCACGTGGTTTCAATTTTGGTCTTAATATTGGCAATCCTTTTGGGTTTGGTTTAGGTATTGATATAGGCAGGCCTTCTCCTGATAGACCAGGTGGGGTAGGAGTAGATGTTAATGTGGGCAGGCCTTCTCCTGATAGACCAGGTGGGGTAGGAGTAGATGTTAATGTAGGCAGGCCTTCTCCTGATAGACCAGGTGGGGTAGGAGTAGATGTTAATGTAGGCAGGCCTTCTCCTGATAGACCAGGTGGGGTAGGAGTAGATGTTAATGTAGGCAGGCCTTCTCCTGATAGACCAGGTGGGGTAGGAGTAGGTGTTAATGTAGGAGGTCCTTCTGCTGATAGACCAAGTGGGGTGAATGAAGTTAGTAGTTCAACTGAGGAGATTTATGTTCCTGCTGATGTTGGAAACAGCCCTGTAATGTACTACGAAACGTCAGTGAATGATGCTGTAAGCATTATTCGCCATGGGTTCGGCCAGTCCCAAGTTGGCAGATTAGGGCATGCCCTTTGTCTAAATCAGGACATTGCCAGCATCCAGTCTCACCACCTGGGGAGGAATCCCAAACGTCTAGTCATCCTGAAAGTCAAAATCAACCTTCCCAGGGACCAGGTGATCCCAAATAACTTAGGGATGTACTGCATCCTGGATTCCACAAAACTCCAACCCATAGAGGTGATGGAAGCACCTGGTCTCCATCGGGTGCGGCTGGAGAACCTGCTGGAGCGTATGGCAGAAAGGCATTGA